A region from the Desulfomarina profundi genome encodes:
- a CDS encoding MlaE family ABC transporter permease encodes MKSNKTNPLGTLGNTGLYIMADLGRMTLFLGKAFRGIFRRPFRFRELLRQINFIGVGSLAVIFFTAASTGMVLGLQGYYSLNKFGAEGMLGSAVSLTLIMELGPVLTALMVAGRAGSAMCAELGIMRISEQIDALECMAVDPFRYFITPKFLAILISLPLLTVIFDVVGIAGGYVAGVSLMDVNPGSYIEGMRSSVTNHDIQLGVIKSFVFALLVVWICTGRGYFVREIRGAGFGAESVSRVTTQAVVLSSISVLVFDYLLTAVLL; translated from the coding sequence ATGAAATCAAATAAAACAAACCCGTTGGGAACTCTGGGAAATACCGGACTGTATATCATGGCCGATCTGGGCAGAATGACCCTGTTTCTTGGAAAAGCTTTCCGGGGAATTTTCAGGAGGCCATTCAGGTTCAGGGAACTGCTCAGGCAGATTAATTTCATTGGTGTCGGGTCACTGGCAGTAATTTTTTTTACTGCTGCTTCCACGGGAATGGTGCTTGGTCTGCAGGGATATTATTCATTAAATAAATTTGGCGCTGAAGGGATGCTGGGCTCTGCTGTTTCACTGACCCTGATCATGGAGCTTGGTCCGGTTCTTACCGCTTTGATGGTGGCAGGTCGGGCAGGTTCTGCGATGTGCGCTGAACTTGGCATCATGCGGATATCTGAACAGATTGATGCTCTGGAATGTATGGCGGTGGATCCCTTTCGATATTTTATTACACCCAAATTTCTGGCAATACTTATCTCACTGCCTCTGCTGACTGTTATTTTTGATGTAGTGGGGATTGCCGGGGGATATGTTGCCGGAGTTTCACTGATGGATGTCAATCCGGGAAGTTATATTGAAGGGATGCGCTCAAGCGTTACAAATCATGATATTCAGCTTGGAGTTATAAAATCGTTCGTTTTTGCCCTCCTGGTCGTCTGGATCTGTACCGGCAGGGGTTATTTTGTCAGGGAAATCAGGGGTGCCGGTTTTGGCGCGGAAAGTGTCAGCAGAGTGACGACACAGGCAGTGGTTCTTTCCTCGATTTCCGTTCTGGTGTTTGATTATCTTCTTACAGCGGTACTTCTCTGA
- a CDS encoding histone deacetylase family protein, translating into MKRTGFVYDDRYLLHTTGGYHPECPERLKAICKGLSKSGILEKLIQIPAEKANQRWIEAVHNIHYIMRFQDTCLMGLPEFDHPDNGICRESYEIAFLAAGGVLKAIDEVMAGNIDNAFCAVRPPGHHAEVDKPMGFCYFNNVAIGARYLQKQYGLERVGIIDFDVHHGNGTQHIFDQDPTVFYYSIHEHPSFAYPGTGREFETGVGIGDGYTLNSPILPGRGDEEYRKKITQDLIPAFKKFRPEFILVSAGFDAHVTDLMSGTNLTTDGYDFVSEVVVNLVNTLTDGKVVSVLEGGYNLDILPLLVENHIKLLADLRK; encoded by the coding sequence ATGAAAAGAACGGGTTTTGTTTACGATGATAGATACTTACTGCATACTACCGGGGGGTATCATCCGGAATGTCCGGAACGATTGAAAGCCATCTGCAAAGGTTTGTCGAAATCCGGTATCCTTGAAAAATTGATTCAGATTCCTGCAGAGAAAGCAAATCAGCGATGGATTGAAGCTGTGCATAATATACATTATATAATGCGATTCCAGGATACCTGCCTGATGGGCCTGCCTGAATTTGATCACCCCGATAATGGCATCTGCAGGGAGAGTTATGAAATTGCCTTTCTCGCTGCAGGCGGTGTATTGAAAGCCATAGACGAGGTGATGGCAGGAAATATCGATAATGCCTTCTGTGCCGTTCGGCCTCCCGGACATCATGCGGAAGTAGATAAACCCATGGGTTTTTGTTATTTCAACAATGTTGCCATTGGTGCCCGTTACCTGCAGAAGCAGTACGGTCTTGAACGGGTTGGAATTATAGATTTTGACGTACATCATGGCAACGGAACCCAGCATATTTTTGATCAGGATCCTACGGTTTTTTATTACTCGATACATGAGCATCCATCGTTCGCTTACCCTGGAACCGGAAGAGAATTTGAAACCGGTGTTGGTATTGGTGATGGATATACACTCAATTCACCTATATTGCCCGGGCGGGGAGATGAAGAGTACAGGAAAAAAATAACACAGGATCTGATTCCAGCCTTTAAAAAATTCAGGCCGGAATTTATTTTGGTTTCGGCAGGATTTGATGCCCATGTGACAGACTTGATGTCGGGAACCAACCTGACCACGGATGGCTATGATTTTGTATCGGAAGTTGTAGTCAATCTGGTGAATACCCTGACTGACGGTAAAGTGGTTTCCGTGTTGGAGGGAGGATACAATCTTGATATATTGCCACTTCTGGTGGAAAACCATATAAAATTGCTTGCTGATTTACGTAAATAA
- a CDS encoding ABC transporter permease: MADELHHWSSAGYRRKRYWQRFRRNRRGYFSLVIFLLLFVTSGFAELISNDAPLVVHYQGRFYFPVFVSYPETVFGGDFETETDYKDPYFRKLIEGPGNYVIFPPVQHSYNSINFYINAPLPSPPTRENLLGTDDRGRDVLARLIYGFRLSVLFGLVLTLAGSFFGILVGSVQGFFGGRVDLIVQRLIEIWSAMPELYLLIIFASLFQPSIFLLFLLLSLFSWMGLSDYVRAEFLRGRNMEYVKAARALGVSNIAIMWRHLLPNSMTPVITFLPFRVSASILALTSLDFLGLGVPPSTPSLGELLAEGKNNIDAWWLSMSSFFVLVLTLVLLIFIGEALRDTFDPRKGESIGE, translated from the coding sequence ATGGCAGATGAATTACACCATTGGTCCAGTGCGGGGTACCGGCGAAAACGGTACTGGCAGAGGTTCAGGAGAAACAGAAGGGGCTATTTCAGCCTGGTGATATTTCTGCTGCTCTTTGTTACCAGCGGTTTTGCTGAACTGATCAGTAATGATGCCCCTCTGGTTGTCCACTATCAGGGCAGGTTTTATTTTCCTGTGTTTGTATCATATCCGGAGACGGTTTTTGGAGGTGATTTTGAAACGGAAACCGATTACAAAGATCCTTATTTTCGAAAACTTATTGAGGGACCAGGGAATTATGTGATATTCCCACCCGTGCAACACAGTTATAACTCCATCAATTTTTACATTAATGCCCCTCTGCCTTCACCACCGACACGCGAAAATCTCCTGGGGACCGATGACCGGGGCAGGGATGTGCTGGCCAGACTTATTTATGGATTTCGCTTGAGTGTTCTTTTTGGTCTTGTTTTGACTCTGGCGGGCAGTTTTTTTGGTATTCTCGTGGGAAGCGTGCAGGGTTTTTTCGGGGGGCGTGTTGATCTGATTGTTCAGCGACTCATTGAAATATGGAGTGCAATGCCTGAGCTGTACCTGCTCATTATTTTTGCGTCGCTCTTCCAGCCTTCAATTTTTCTCCTTTTTCTTCTCCTTTCTCTCTTCAGCTGGATGGGTTTGTCCGATTATGTAAGAGCCGAATTTCTGCGGGGAAGAAACATGGAGTATGTCAAGGCAGCCAGGGCTCTCGGAGTTTCCAACATTGCCATAATGTGGCGTCATCTGCTGCCGAACAGCATGACTCCGGTCATAACCTTTCTCCCTTTCAGGGTTTCCGCGTCAATTCTCGCCCTGACCAGTCTTGATTTTCTCGGACTTGGTGTTCCTCCATCTACTCCCAGCCTTGGCGAGCTTCTTGCAGAAGGAAAAAACAATATTGATGCCTGGTGGCTTTCCATGTCATCTTTTTTTGTGCTTGTCCTGACCCTCGTCCTCCTGATTTTCATAGGAGAAGCATTGCGGGATACTTTTGATCCGAGGAAGGGGGAATCGATCGGTGAATGA
- a CDS encoding CBS and ACT domain-containing protein: MFVSERMSTDLITTSPDLSIAEARKLMTDNGIRHLPVVDEKGLLVGIVTDRDMRDAMPSTLLKKEDYEITLEKIMDFPVKEIMTKEPLTIYAYFTLQDTLLVMQKKKVGALPVIDEQGYLKGILSTRDLLSAFVNIMGIDEPGSLLCILTKEKPGQMKKIIDVITEENISLGSVLVARFWDGEKRAVFPYLHTNNVINVKKKLQEIGFELIDPMKWYLDQLPGKK; the protein is encoded by the coding sequence ATGTTTGTAAGTGAAAGGATGTCCACAGACTTGATAACAACAAGTCCTGATCTTTCCATTGCTGAGGCCAGGAAATTAATGACTGATAACGGGATCAGGCATCTTCCGGTCGTAGATGAAAAAGGTTTGCTGGTAGGGATAGTTACTGATCGTGACATGCGGGATGCGATGCCTTCGACTCTGCTGAAAAAAGAGGATTATGAGATCACCCTGGAAAAAATCATGGATTTTCCAGTGAAAGAAATCATGACAAAGGAGCCGTTGACCATTTATGCGTATTTCACCCTGCAGGACACCCTGCTGGTCATGCAGAAAAAGAAGGTTGGAGCGTTACCGGTAATTGATGAACAAGGGTATTTGAAAGGGATTCTGTCTACCAGGGATCTGCTTTCCGCCTTTGTAAATATCATGGGAATCGATGAACCCGGCAGTCTTCTCTGTATTCTCACTAAAGAGAAACCCGGGCAGATGAAAAAAATAATCGATGTTATTACCGAAGAGAATATTTCCCTCGGCAGTGTACTGGTTGCAAGATTCTGGGATGGCGAAAAACGGGCTGTTTTTCCGTACCTGCATACAAATAACGTTATTAATGTGAAGAAAAAGCTGCAGGAAATCGGATTTGAGCTCATTGATCCGATGAAATGGTATCTTGATCAGCTGCCAGGGAAAAAATAG
- a CDS encoding TetR/AcrR family transcriptional regulator yields MLDDINPKVKNRLEKAVMEVFSTCDFHKASIRDVAEKAGVSFTTIYKHYGSKERLLFTFVNIWMEKLTGRIADHLNGIQDLKEKLRKVFWLHLEYYERHEELGCILFIRLPMKTWMADETFDQKKRVTLIIDVFKAGQAAAIINPQVRAGTLLDFMLGFIQRSFFMWIVRGKKGRLTDEANILFEMVWQGMVNPAIITYTDPDT; encoded by the coding sequence ATGTTAGACGACATAAATCCGAAAGTAAAAAACCGACTTGAAAAGGCTGTAATGGAGGTCTTTTCGACCTGCGATTTTCATAAGGCAAGCATCCGTGATGTTGCAGAAAAAGCGGGAGTCAGCTTTACGACTATTTACAAGCATTACGGGAGCAAGGAACGACTGCTTTTCACCTTCGTTAACATCTGGATGGAAAAACTGACCGGTCGCATTGCCGATCATTTAAACGGCATTCAGGACCTGAAGGAAAAACTGCGCAAGGTTTTCTGGCTGCACCTGGAGTACTACGAACGACACGAGGAGCTTGGTTGTATTCTCTTCATTCGCCTTCCCATGAAAACATGGATGGCCGATGAAACATTCGACCAGAAAAAAAGGGTCACACTGATCATTGATGTATTCAAAGCGGGCCAGGCGGCGGCCATTATCAATCCTCAGGTGAGAGCCGGGACACTTCTCGATTTTATGCTCGGGTTTATACAGCGAAGTTTTTTTATGTGGATAGTAAGGGGAAAAAAAGGACGACTTACCGACGAGGCCAATATTCTTTTTGAAATGGTCTGGCAGGGTATGGTGAATCCGGCAATCATAACCTACACGGATCCGGACACATAG
- a CDS encoding microcin C ABC transporter permease YejB: MFVYIVKRILLMIPTLFGVMFVTFVITQFVPGGPVEKMISDIEGYGKGGGEVSGGTVGIYRGASGLDKEKVEELKKLYGFDKSPAERFLTMMKNYLVFDFGDSYYYNRSVVDLVLSRMPVSMSLGLWNFLIVYGICIPLGIKKAVRDGSRFDTLSSTVILIGYGIPGFVLGVLLLVLFGGGSFWSIFPLRGLVSDNWAELSYLGKVLDYLWHMVLPVTAGGVGSLAVMTMLTKNAFLEEIRRQYVLTARAKGLSENQVLYKHIFRNGIIPIITGFPGFFLASFFTGSLLIETIFSLDGMGLLAYESVLNRDYPVVLGTLYFFTLIGLVSRLLSDLSYVLVDPRISFKAVEG, translated from the coding sequence ATGTTTGTTTATATTGTAAAACGCATTCTTCTGATGATACCAACCCTGTTTGGCGTTATGTTTGTGACCTTTGTCATTACCCAGTTTGTTCCCGGGGGACCTGTTGAAAAAATGATTTCGGATATTGAAGGTTATGGCAAAGGCGGGGGGGAGGTGAGCGGGGGGACGGTAGGAATTTATCGGGGCGCATCAGGGTTGGACAAAGAGAAGGTGGAGGAACTGAAAAAACTGTACGGTTTCGATAAGTCGCCCGCTGAACGGTTTCTTACCATGATGAAGAACTATCTTGTTTTTGATTTTGGTGATTCCTATTACTATAACAGGAGCGTGGTTGACCTGGTTCTCTCCCGAATGCCTGTTTCCATGTCCCTTGGGTTATGGAATTTTCTCATTGTATACGGTATCTGTATTCCCCTTGGCATAAAGAAGGCAGTCCGGGATGGTTCCCGTTTTGATACGTTGAGTTCAACCGTTATTCTGATTGGTTATGGTATTCCCGGTTTTGTTCTCGGGGTACTGCTCCTGGTGCTCTTTGGTGGGGGAAGTTTCTGGTCGATCTTTCCCCTGCGCGGTCTGGTTTCCGATAACTGGGCAGAGTTGAGTTATCTTGGAAAAGTTCTGGATTATCTGTGGCATATGGTCCTACCGGTTACGGCAGGTGGCGTGGGAAGTCTTGCTGTAATGACCATGCTTACAAAAAATGCCTTTCTGGAGGAGATTCGCAGGCAGTATGTTTTAACCGCCAGGGCCAAGGGATTGTCAGAAAACCAGGTTCTGTACAAACATATTTTCAGAAATGGAATTATTCCTATCATAACGGGTTTTCCAGGATTTTTTCTTGCATCATTCTTTACCGGAAGTTTGTTGATTGAGACCATTTTTTCCCTGGACGGCATGGGACTGCTTGCCTATGAATCCGTATTGAACCGTGATTATCCGGTCGTACTCGGCACACTCTATTTTTTTACATTGATCGGACTTGTTTCTCGACTGCTATCTGACCTGAGTTACGTGCTGGTTGATCCCCGTATCAGCTTCAAGGCAGTGGAGGGTTGA
- a CDS encoding ribonuclease D, producing the protein MEKLDTLIQNNNNLQKLVQLAKQTDAIALDTEFVWERTYFPQLGLIQIALSDEDCYLIDPCAIKDLSPFGQLLADRSIVKIFHDAPQDLVILHRATGAVPQNIFDTRLAAGFSNLPATLSLCNLARELLDITISKTETRTNWMQRPLSSEQIAYGLNDVRYLRAIRVILLTRIIGPKIKAWLQEELNLLNNPATYSGPPLDKKFRKIRGSGSLDRLGLAVLKNLTIWRETTARKLNRPRGHIIKDTVLLELARQRPRTVDMLREVGILSANAFKKYGKTISAVTDETCRQDPSSFPSVKRSIRLNIRQKKTYEKLNNLIALKCELLGIAPPLVGTSAELKQVVKMLSSNGKMAGNAQLRQTGGWRKTLLEDFFKQNI; encoded by the coding sequence ATGGAAAAACTCGACACCCTGATTCAGAACAACAATAATCTGCAAAAACTGGTGCAACTGGCGAAACAAACTGACGCCATTGCACTGGATACGGAATTTGTCTGGGAACGGACATATTTCCCCCAGTTGGGCCTTATCCAGATTGCCCTCTCGGATGAAGACTGCTATCTTATTGACCCCTGCGCCATAAAAGATTTGTCACCTTTCGGGCAACTGCTGGCGGACAGAAGCATTGTGAAAATTTTTCATGATGCTCCCCAGGATCTCGTAATACTCCACAGGGCAACAGGTGCAGTTCCCCAGAATATTTTTGACACCAGGCTGGCCGCAGGTTTTTCCAATCTTCCAGCCACACTCTCCCTCTGCAATCTTGCCAGAGAGCTCCTTGATATAACAATTTCCAAAACCGAAACCCGAACAAACTGGATGCAACGGCCTCTCAGTTCCGAGCAGATTGCCTATGGCCTCAACGATGTTCGCTATCTCAGGGCAATCAGGGTTATTCTCCTGACCCGGATCATTGGTCCTAAAATCAAAGCGTGGCTTCAGGAAGAACTCAATCTCCTGAACAATCCAGCTACATATTCAGGACCGCCACTGGATAAAAAATTTAGAAAAATAAGGGGTTCCGGCAGTCTGGACAGGCTTGGCCTGGCTGTATTGAAAAATCTGACAATCTGGCGGGAAACCACCGCCAGAAAGCTGAACAGACCGAGGGGGCACATTATAAAAGACACGGTTCTTCTTGAACTGGCCAGACAACGACCTCGAACTGTTGATATGCTCCGTGAGGTCGGGATTCTTTCAGCTAATGCTTTTAAAAAATACGGCAAAACCATTAGTGCAGTAACCGATGAAACCTGCAGGCAGGATCCTTCATCTTTTCCCTCAGTCAAACGTTCTATACGTTTGAACATAAGACAGAAAAAAACCTATGAAAAGCTGAACAACCTCATTGCATTGAAATGTGAACTTCTGGGCATAGCACCTCCCCTTGTCGGTACCAGCGCCGAATTGAAACAGGTGGTTAAAATGCTCAGCAGCAACGGCAAGATGGCAGGAAATGCTCAGTTAAGACAGACCGGAGGTTGGCGAAAAACTCTTCTTGAGGATTTCTTTAAACAAAACATATAA